One Bacillota bacterium genomic window, CCGGCCCACGCCCGGCAACCCGAAGACCGTCTCCACTATCAGGCTACCTGTCAGCAGCTCCGCCACCAAAAGCCCCAGGCTGCTGGCAACCGGGTTGAGCGCTCCCACAAGCGCGTGCCGCCATACCACCCGGGCAAGCCCCGCCCCTTTTCCCCGCGCGGCCTGGACGTATGGCTCCTCCAGCGCCTGCGCGAGCGCGGCCCTCACCACCAGCCCCACCGCACACCCCGCCGGGAGCGCCAGCGCCAGGGCGGGAAGCACGAACCCCCGCCACCCGGGCAACCCCCCGCTTCCGACCGGTGCCACCGCCGGAAAGGCGTGCAACCGGACCGCCGCCACCCAGATGAGGATCATGGCAAGCCAGAAGGACGGCACCGAAAGCCCCAGCTGCATCACCCACGAAAGTGCCCGATCCTCCCACTTCAACAGCCGGCCCCCGGCCCCCCACCCTGCGGCGCCGGATGCCCCCACGGCGGCCAGCGCGCCCATCCCGAGCGCGAGCGCCGCCGCCAGCGGGACGGCCAGGGCCACCAAGATAAGGTTGACGCGAAAGTGCTGCCACAGCAGTTCGCCCACCGGCCGGTGGTAGCGCACCGAGACGCCCAGGTCGCCCGTCAGCGCCCGCCCCAACCAGGCGGCCAGCCGTGCCGGCACGGGCGCATCCAGACCCAGTTCCTTGCGGAGGCCCTCGACCACCTCCGGCGGAGCGTCCGTCCCTGCCATCATCAGCGCGGCGTCACCCGGCACGCCCTGTACCATCAGGAACGCCGCCGACGACGCCAGCAGCACCGTGAGCGTGGCGCCGGCCGCGCGCCGGGCCACATAGGCCCACGGCCGGGGGGCTTCAGCGAGGAGCCGTGCGGAAGACCGTGCGGAGATCATCGACGTAGTTGGGGTAGATCTCCCAGCCGTAGACGTCGGTGCTCAGGGCCAGGAGGGTCTGCGGGTCCATCAGGTAGATGGCCGCCAGCTTCTCGGCCAGGATCTGCTGCGCCCGGGCGTACAGGGTCTGCCGCTGCTCCAACCCCACCGCCCGCTCTGCCTCATCGATGAGGCGGTCGTACTCCGGGTCGCTGAAGTTGACGAAGTTGCGGCCGTAACGGGTGTGGTAGCGGATCAGTTCCGTGTGGGGGTCGATCTTGCCGGTGAAGCCGATGATGGTGGCATCGTAGTTCTCGCCGGCATAAACCTCGGAGAGCCACCGGGCCCAATCCACCAGTTGAATCTGAAGCCTCACGCCCGCCCGCGCAAGCTGCTGCTGCAGCACCTGAGCCGTCAGCACGTGGAACTCGTAAACGGACGGCACCACCAGGGTCGCCTGAAAGCCGTTCGGGTAGCCGGCTTCGCCCAGGAGCCGGCGCGCCTTGTCCACGTCGTGCGGGTACGGGTTGGACAGCGGCGCGTAGTAGCCGTTCTCGGGCGTGAGCCCGCTGTAAAGCGGCGTGGCCCGCCCTTCGGCCACGGCCTGGATGAGCTG contains:
- a CDS encoding ABC transporter permease; amino-acid sequence: MARRAAGATLTVLLASSAAFLMVQGVPGDAALMMAGTDAPPEVVEGLRKELGLDAPVPARLAAWLGRALTGDLGVSVRYHRPVGELLWQHFRVNLILVALAVPLAAALALGMGALAAVGASGAAGWGAGGRLLKWEDRALSWVMQLGLSVPSFWLAMILIWVAAVRLHAFPAVAPVGSGGLPGWRGFVLPALALALPAGCAVGLVVRAALAQALEEPYVQAARGKGAGLARVVWRHALVGALNPVASSLGLLVAELLTGSLIVETVFGLPGVGRIMLAGVEFRDLALVSGGAAFAAVVVSFSSAVVDALYGLLDPRVQYR